The proteins below are encoded in one region of Halichoerus grypus chromosome X, mHalGry1.hap1.1, whole genome shotgun sequence:
- the LOC118520125 gene encoding olfactory receptor 10A7-like has translation MTVTEFIILGFGDLKELGPLLFLVFGIVYLATISGNLFLVALVSTHRRLQTPMYFFLANLSCLEVCYTSNIVPRMLVDLLRKNRVLSMPLHYPTLMHGTICVWLVIGSWFSGFTVAAAFQAAMVTSLTFCGSNEIDHFFCDLKPLQKLSCSDPRLVNLVCMSLMVLVTLAPFGLTLTSYWKILSMVLHMPSMTGRQKAFSTCSSHLVVVTLFYGTLILVYAVPLAGQVPVLNKTFSLLYTVVTPTCNPLIYSLKNKDVKEALRKLRI, from the exons ATGACGGTGACTGAGTTCATCATACTAGGGTTTGGAGACCTCAAGGAATTGGGTCCCTTGCTCTTCCTGGTGTTTGGCATTGTCTACCTAGCCACCATATCTGGGAATCTTTTTCTCGTGGCCCTGGTGAGCACTCATCGGAGACTCCAGACACCAATGTACTTCTTTCTGGCGAACCTCTCATGCCTAGAGGTCTGTTATACATCCAACATTGTGCCCAGGATGCTGGTGGACTTATTGAGAAAGAACAGAGTGCTCTCCATG CCCTTGCACTATCCAACACTGATGCATGGAACCATATGTGTGTGGCTAGTAATTGGTTCATGGTTTAGTGGCTTCACAGTGGCAGCTGCATTCCAGGCTGCTATGGTAACCAGTTTGACCTTCTGTGGTAGCAATGAGATTGACCATTTCTTCTGTGACTTGAAACCTCTGCAGAAGCTCTCCTGCTCAGATCCCCGACTGGTCAACCTAGTCTGCATGAGTCTAATGGTGCTGGTGACTTTGGCCCCCTTTGGACTAACCCTAACCTCCTACTGGAAGATTCTTTCCATGGTCTTGCATATGCCTTCCATGACTGGTAGGCAGAAGGCATTCTCTACATGTTCTTCTCATCTAGTGGTTGTGACCTTGTTTTATGGGACCTTGATCCTGGTCTATGCTGTGCCCTTGGCTGGTCAGGTGCCAGTTCTCAACAAAACCTTCTCCTTGCTCTATACTGTTGTCACTCCCACGTGTAACCCCCTTATCTATAGCCTCAAAAACAAAGATGTCAAGGAGGCCCTGAGGAAGCTGAGGATTTGA